One Setaria viridis chromosome 5, Setaria_viridis_v4.0, whole genome shotgun sequence genomic region harbors:
- the LOC117854501 gene encoding histone-lysine N-methyltransferase ATXR5: MGRRAPSSTSSPELRRKRTAAPAPEPPTPRRFRSMADVMRRSRPVGAPPPVARAREEAAYDALLCDTCGSGDRDDELLICDRCDRGRHTFCLRPIAAKVPIGPWFCPDCAPPAKPVKGFPMKQTKIVDFFRIQKDDQDGVPAKCRLSQDVRRRRKRSLVMHKKRRRILPFVPTEDRARRLKQMASLATALTSSKTEFSNELTYMPNMAPRSSNQARLEDGGMQVLPKEDKETIELCRTMQQRGECPPLLVVFDSHEGFTVQADADIKDMTFIAEYVGDVDYLENRANDDCDCIMTLLLTADPSQRLVICPDKRGNISRFISGINNHTPDGKKKQNVKCVRYDIDAESHVLLVACRDIACGEKLYYDYNGYEHAYPTHHFL; encoded by the exons ATgggccgccgcgcgccctcGTCGACGAGCTCGCCTGAGCTGCGGCGCAagcgcacggcggcgccggccccggAGCCCCCCACGCCGCGCCGCTTCCGCTCCATGGCCGACGTCATGCGCCGCTCGCGCCCCGTCGGCGCGCCGCCCCCCGTCGCCCGCGCGCGCGAGGAGGCCGCCTACGACGCCCTCCTCTGCGACACCTGCGGCTCCGGCGACCGCGACGACGAGCTGCTCATCTGCGACCGCTGCGACCGCGGCCGCCACACATTCTGCCTCCGACCCATCGCCGCCAAGGTCCCCATCGGCCCATGGTTCTGCCCCGACTGCGCCCCGCCCGCCAAGCCCGTCAAAG GGTTTCCGATGAAGCAGACCAagatcgtcgatttcttccggATTCAGAAGGATGACCAGGATGGCGTGCCCGCGAAATGTAGGCTCTCCCAAG atGTCAGAAGGCGAAGGAAGCGTTCTCTCGTTATGcacaagaaaaggaggaggataCTGCCATTTGTCCCAACTGAAGACAGAGCTAGAAGACTGAAACAAATGGCTTCTCTGGCCACTGCTTTGACATCTTCAAAAACGGAGTTCAGTAATGAGTTGACTTACATGCCCAATATGGCTCCTAGATCTTCCAATCAGGCAAGATTGGAGGACGGTGGTATGCAG GTTCTTCCCAAAGAGGACAAAGAAACCATAGAGCTGTGCAGAACCATGCAACAAAGAGGCGAATGCCCTCCACTCCTTGTGGTCTTTGATTCGCATGAAGG TTTCACTGTGCAGGCTGATGCCGATATTAAGGATATGACCTTCATCGCTGAATATGTTGGGGATGTTGATTATTTGGAGAACAGGGCAAACGATGATTGTGACTGTATTATGACACTCCTTTTGACAGCAGATCCTTCCCAGAGGCTGGTCATTTGCCCCGACAAACGTGGAAACATTTCTCGCTTTATTAGCGGCATCAATAACCACACACC GGATGGCAAGAAGAAGCAGAATGTCAAATGTGTGCGGTATGACATTGATGCGGAGAGCCATGTCTTGCTGGTGGCCTGCCGTGATATAGCTTGTGGTGAAAAGCTATATTACGATTACAATGGATATGAGCATGCGTATCCCACTCATCATTTCCTCTAA